Genomic DNA from Asterias amurensis chromosome 2, ASM3211899v1:
aaatgtgtccgggcggacacaattgcattatgcggCAGCGTCCGggggacacgattgcatatgcaaaaccgtccggcggacgtTATGAAAGCATAAGGGGGGAATTCAAAAGGTCGCCGACAAAAACGTTacttttttgtaaattattCTAATAATggtatcattatttttttttacacttttgtgtTAGAATAATAACAAAGGCGGCTACAATGCGGGAGATGCCAAGTCTACGCCCGCCGCCAAAGAGGAAGGTCAATACCGAATGGTAAGCATAGAAAACAATAGGGTTTTTCCCGAAAGAGACACCAATATGGTACAGCAATCATCTATTAAGTGTAATAATATTGCGCTCATATCCAGCATCcagtgacactcaaggtgcttcaacattcaaTGTTTAACTCCAAGGATGTGAGACTATTTgtttgaattaaaggcagtggacactattggtaattactaaaaaaaaaatatgagcataaaatcttacttggtatcaagtaatggggagaggttgatgtataaaacactctgagaaacggctccctctgaagtaacgtagtttccagaaaggagtaattttccacgaatttgattttgagacctcagatttagaatttgaggtcccgaaatcaagcatatgaaagcacacaacttcgtatgacaagggtattttttctttcatatttatctcgcaacttcgacgaccaattgagctcgaattttcacagttttgttgttttgtgcataacttgagatacactaaagtgagaagactggtctttgacaattaccaatagtgtccattgtctttaaggtgATTTGCCACACTCTCAAAACTCAACCTGAGACAATCTTACCACCCCCATCCTCAAATCTGACTCTAATATCATTCACTCTATATTCATCGTCAGAAATACTTTGCAAGTGGTTCAAGCGGCAAGAGTCACATGACTGTCGAATGGACCAATCAGCACGGCTGCGGGGGAAACGCTAATGTCAACTGTAACGTTGTACTGCAGTATATGTGCCAGCCAGACTCAGTTACTGCTACAGGTACGGACAAATTGAGATTGTTCAAACTGCACGGAGTCGGGGTTTATGTAGTCTGGTGCGAGCATGGTATAGGTCCCTCCTTTATGATGCTAACACCAAAGTGTTTCATTGAACGACACAGGGGCACCATGTGGTTTTCACATAAAGCTACAATTTGATTTATcgatttgttaaaaacagggcccaatttgatagagctgctaagcacaacaatttgcttagcgtgaaatttcttccttgataacaacagggttgccaaccaaatttccatttgttgcatatcgcttgttactggtattcagctgctgtttgcttatcctgaaactCGGAGCTCGTGGAAgtgtggttggtaatcctgtttttatcaaggcaaaaatgtcaAGCTAAGCAAACGTTTGTGCTAAGTAGTTCTTTAAAATTGGGTCCTGTAGTGGGTGTGCATGAAGCCTGGCGAAGTTCTTAATCTGATTAATTTGGAGAGATCGAAGTATTATGCTAAAGGACCTATGTCAGTGGTCTTTTTACAAAACGGACAGTTGTGCGGCACTCTAATAATGTTTTGAATGTCACTCTTGATCTTGCTTAACAAAGAGAGGTACATGGTTTGGCCTACATAATGTGCAATGGGTCATCTTAATCGTGATTGTAGCCCATTACTAAATATAACCTAAACATTGTCCCCAAATCTAGCCAAAAACGTGCTCATAAATATAGCCAATACTTGATGTCCCTTATAGTGCAGCCTAAAACTTGTTCCTAATTCTACAGCGGGCCTGAATGTTGTCTCGAAATGCAGCCCTATTAAAGTTATGGTGCTGTATTGATGTCTTGTGTTACTTTTAAAGTCCTCTAATTCGAATTTGTAGGGGAGTATAAGCGATAGTGGGAGGGAAATTGGGTTTAAAGGCTAGAAGGAAGAGTTTTAAGACTCAGCCAAACTTAATTTTCGTATATTTTACCATATAGGTAATGCTGACACTTTTCGCAATGGATTCGAACCCGCCAAACAGGCGTATGGAAAGCACACCGATTTGAACGAGAAGAAGTCTCGAGCAGATAGACGTAAATTCAACTCAGTCAAGCCGGAACGTGGCGTGCATGAGAAATGGGATTGGTATGACAAGTGCTTTGCCCGGGAACGTAACGCTGGTAAGCAATTTAGATCCCAATACACCAATTCAGGCGTGCTGTGTTGAGCACTGTGCACCATTGCTGAGGTGtacatgtgcctagttttgtgcacacatACATGAGGAAATTAAGTTTCTTTTCACTCATAATGGACACAagatgttttcctcaacgactatCACATTTTCCTTATTAGGACATCATGACATACTAATGAAGATCGCTGACtatacaattttgaaaatacATCTTGAAAACGGTGCTTGTCTCAGGTGAATTAGGGGGAAAAGACGCGAAAACTGCATAAAATAGTCACTAAAATGagattttgtcagaatttcagtattttcctttgtgcttcatttaaaaaaaatagcaagAATGTAGTAAATCGTCATATCATGCAGCCATGTCAGAGAAATCGCCAAGATTGTCGAAAAAGAcattaaatttccataaaaagagaaaagaaacatgatttccttatgtctctgtgcacaaaactagacACATGTTACCTCAGCAATGgccgcggtgctcaacacttgcgcgcccggTGCGCGCCTGAATTGATGTATACAGAATACTGAATTTTTTGGttcacaaaaatatatatgGGATCTTCACAGTCTTACTTTTTAAAttgtgccttaaaggcagtggacactgttggtaattactcaaaataatgattagcttaaaacattacttggtaacgagtaatggggagaggttgatagtataaaacattgtgagaaacggctccctctgaagtaacgtagttttcgagaaagaagtaattttacacgaatttgacttcgagacatcagaatagTAGATTTTGATGCAGAATAgtagattttgatgtctcgaaatcaagcatctgaaagcacacaacttcgtgtaacaaggttgttttttctttcattattatctcgcaacttcaacgaccagttaagctcaaattttcacaggtttgttatattatgttaTGCGTACTGTggagaaacaccaagtgggaagactggtctttgacaattaccaagtgttttTGACGGTTAACTATACGCAACAAATGGTCAACAAATAAGCTTTGTATTTAAAACTATCAAAGCTTGAGATGAGTCCGACCCAAGCAAGTTTGAGTCGAGTCCAATTAAAGGTTGGCAATACCCTTTATATCGCACTAAAACGTTGGTGTGTGGGGTAGGGGTAGTTCCGGACATCAGCATTTATGTACCCCACAAGGAACTTTTTTCTGTGACAATGGGCAAATCTGCAGAACTGACAAATCTAATCCGTTTGGATTTGTTGGTGTAAGTGGTTGAGAAGGGTATAGGAGGGGCGTATCTGGAGAGCGGGCATTGGATACATTGTACGTAAAACGCACCAGTGATGCTGCCTAACACTGTGTTAGGTGTTAATTAGGTCAATATAATTTAATTGGGCGAACGAATAATTATATACATAGATATTTACACAGCTGCAGCAACCATGGTACCAGCACAACACCAAGTGATAAAATGGGAAATAAGTTTTACCAATCAGAAACTGTCGATGCATTTTATAGAATAATGTTTATTGTTCCAACACTAATCAATTTGATGTTCTCATTCTAGAACTGGAGGCTATTGTTGgatgaaaaacaatttttctgtAAACAATGCGTTACGTATCCAACTGGTGCAATTTATCTGACAATTATAAGCACAAAGTTCATGTTGTTCGCTTCGCCATTCTTATTCCAGGTTTGTTCACCGCTGATCAACAACTTAAAGCCGACAATGGACTTGGATACAGCTCCTCAATCTACACCCGCCAGAATAAAAATGGCGGTAGAAGTGGCTATGAGTGTCCAGAGGAGAGGGACTATTACCCTTATTGGCACCCCTCCCCCTGGAAAGATATTGCCGTCTTAGTCGATGATAAAAACTTGTGTGGGTTAGTATTTGCCAAATTCAgctgacgtcatcacacgataaTGATGTTTGCGCCGTTTTAGGAGTCAGTTTCTATACGTGTCTTATTATGCAATGCGCATTGTAGGCGAAGCGCGTTTAGTTAAAACGCGCACCAAAGATGCGCACCAAAGATCTCAGCTCTTGGACAAAACAACAGCTGCTTATGAAAAAAGTGCATAATGgggttaattaaaataaaaaagtcttgttcatttttaaattcatttatCTTAAATTTTCAAATCGATAACctgttgatattttttccattatcTATTCAGTTTGTTGCTGGATGGTTTTATTTAATAACCGTATTAATAATCGTAGACACGTAAAAGTCCATCACTAATAATCTGTTGTAGATAAGATACCCTAGATAATGGTGAAGGCAATACACTTTGGTTGGACATTGACCAAATATCGGGTCCCGAACATAAAACGCACCAGAACTACTCAAAAATGCCAGGCGTGTTATTTTGGTTATCTGCAGTTTTAAGGGCCGCTAAACAACagcaaactaaaacaaaattgtgtgcatCTTAGAAACAAGAAGATGCATGGAGAATGATTAAGCTAAAAGTTGAAGGCCTGAACCTCAAGGGTTAAACCAGATaagattttaaaatgtaaaactcATGTATGCTACTAACCTAATCCTGAAGTTCAGGAAAAGATCATTGAAGTACGGCGTCACgcacagcgccctcattgaAGTCAATGGAAGACCTATCGTTGGGGGAGGTTTTGCTGCACGTTACCAAGAACAAAAGCGTGAACGTGAAGGTCAGAAAATGGTGCTATTTCTaagtgacgtcaccacttttgGCTTaacatgctcacgtatgacgtcttcATCTTCACGTAGGCCTACATAGCTGACGTGAgaaaatggtaacttcacgtataCTTAAAACGTAATTGTTTTAGCAACaacattttctgacgttcaggattcagctaaacctccctattggCTAAGAGTTCTTCGTGGCGCCCGTTTCCATTGTTAATAATTAGAAAACATCTTCATAATTATATCGTGGCAGATATTATCAGTCGGAGAGCTATAATGTGCAGCAGAAATACGAGTGTGTGGAGCAGTACCCAGACGGCTCCGGTAGGAAACACTGGTCACGATGGAACAATGAGCAAGACTGTACCAGCAATGGCGGTCAATGGCTGGCTTTTACTAACTACCTGGAGAAAGCTATACGTACGTACACAAACTCATTGTCAGCACTAATTATTTTCGACCAACACGTGTAGGTCCCAAAGACGTATGAACACGTCGTATGACGTCATCCCCCTTAATTTTATGTAAGCAACAAATTACAACTATTCAGAGAAATACCAACTCATACACAATGCAAACTTTtacaaatataatttaaaagtaatttaGCCGACTGTGCGAAGAgagttgtgtgtgttttaataCAAACTACATTTTGTTCTGAGCTACATTCGTAGCCGGCATTTTGCCACTCATAAATGCATTGTAACATTCTGGTAAAACGGTTCTGTTGACTTGATACTGCCTTCTCGCTCCCTAATCAGAATTCACCAGCCAGGCCGAGTGTCAAGCAAATAGTTCCAATGGAATTCAGTACGTATGGGGTCGACCAGAAGGAGAAGAGGATGAACAGTGTCTGGTGGCCCTAGATGCTCCTGATTGTCTGGTATCTCCAACGACCCGTGTTAATCACCTTGGCAACACACCTGATGGTGAAGCCAGTCGCTACGAGTGGACCTTGCCATATTTCCCCTCCGGTGAAACGCAGCGATGTGTCATGCGAATCAGGTATAGTGTAGACTTGAGTCAAGCCTAGATATAGGTATGTGTCATGCGAATCAGGTATAGTGTAGACTTGAGTCCAGTCTAGGTATAGTgtagacttgagtcaagtctggGTATAGGGGTGTCATGCGAACCAGGTGTAGACTTGGTTCAAGTCTAGCTATAGTGTGGAGTCTGCACTGGATATCAACAGAATATATCATGAGTTTAGATCAAACTGAGAACTACACAACATTTGGGTTCTAACAAATGTTTCATCACCTTCCTGGAAGATATGATTCGATAAATTAAAAATAGAGCCCACTgcaaatgttgaaatacacatgtttgttttgttacagaTATAACATCACTACTGGAGACTACAATCCACAGACGACTGATTCTAATTCTAATGGTGATGCGTAAGTATAACTTTCTAAATAAGCCAAAGTATGTATTCTTCAATGTCATCATATAAATGAACATGGTATTATGGCATAAGCCAAGCCTACAGTCCGCTCAGAGGCACATGTGAGCACAGAATGCAAAAACACAATGAATGATTTTTGGCAGACAGAGTATTGCGCTGTTTAAGATTGAAGAAGTAGAGGAAATACATGTTTTCAACGGATTTAACCAAATGTACTTTAAAACGAGTCAGGGGTTATTTCCCCCTCATTGGACAACTTCCAACCAACGAAATAATTCCTTATTCGTCGTGTTTTTCTGCTCCTGCTTTGTTCAGATCTCCTGTCAAAAATGACCCCGATGTTGACATCGTGGCCGGTGTCCAACTCTCTCTTGCTGTCAACACAGCTCAGTATGGTCGCACTTTCCAGGATCGTTCCCATGCGATGCTGATGATGCCACGACCTGCTGGTAAAATAACCTGTTTCTTAAAATTATCAACTTTTTTGGGGCGGTAGGGGAACACACACTATAATCTGATTCTGCCAGCTATCTGCATTATACAGCACATGTTGCTATTCAATTTATACTCTGAGGTTTGATTCATTACAGGATTGGAATCGTCCACCATCTACAACCTGAACG
This window encodes:
- the LOC139954109 gene encoding protein DD3-3-like, whose protein sequence is MPRFVAVLLLAALVSVQADVFFHNPRGSNNRLNGNLTNRKSNNRMFDSQNNNKGGYNAGDAKSTPAAKEEGQYRMKYFASGSSGKSHMTVEWTNQHGCGGNANVNCNVVLQYMCQPDSVTATGNADTFRNGFEPAKQAYGKHTDLNEKKSRADRRKFNSVKPERGVHEKWDWYDKCFARERNAGLFTADQQLKADNGLGYSSSIYTRQNKNGGRSGYECPEERDYYPYWHPSPWKDIAVLVDDKNLCGYYQSESYNVQQKYECVEQYPDGSGRKHWSRWNNEQDCTSNGGQWLAFTNYLEKAIQFTSQAECQANSSNGIQYVWGRPEGEEDEQCLVALDAPDCLVSPTTRVNHLGNTPDGEASRYEWTLPYFPSGETQRCVMRIRYNITTGDYNPQTTDSNSNGDASPVKNDPDVDIVAGVQLSLAVNTAQYGRTFQDRSHAMLMMPRPAGLESSTIYNLNVRGKRGNLQQTIPAVEYDFIPNNLEINDGDLVHVQWTGSNTHNNNNAGNAGEGRAGSDRSNVVQLEDRLKNYPLSFEETTMWTNAHVKWIYFQDTPSITAKDLVINLATSGYYQCEKTATCGDESIETKVAANKALNKDMNNAPASYGGALIQFPSGEYFYMCTRNNNFTNRSQKGRLLVKQQQ